The DNA segment TGTAAGccaaatatctaaataaatcatCGTATCATGGCACTCCTGATCTTAATTGTCACAGAAAGTGGATTTCCTTCAAAAATATGATAGAACGAATTTCATTAGTAATAACTAATCAGTGACAGAACTTGGAATTTGTTGgatagataaataattttctttaaaagtcctTACACAGTTACATCCTTTTATTGTTAGTCAGCCGTCTTTTAAACCTTAACTGATGCATTTCACAAGAAAGAATTGTGaggttaaataaagaaaacaaggcaCCTAGGATGAGCTATTTATTTTGAACAGCATTACTCACATCAAGCGCCCTGAGAGGACATTAATTGCTGAAAATGGAAACTTCCATATTCTGCTGTATCCAGCTTTGGAAGGAGGAAGGATTATACATTTATCTGATCATGTAAAACTTTTGGCAATCTCGAAGACAATTCTATCACTATTTTCCGATGGTTAACTTCAGCTTCTTTGCTTCAGATTTGCTCTCGTCAGCAGCAGTTTAGTCGCTTGTCCGGTATTGGGTGGCGTTATTTAAAAGGGGTTCCGAAACCATGAAGATTTGCATCTCCTCCAGAGACCATGGCTTTCTACGGCGCTGTCATCGGACGTCAAACAAAAGGCTATGTACTCCATGAAGAAAGTTAGAAAGGCCAGGGTCAATCCTGCAAAAGATGGTTGGGTTTTAAACacgcacacaggcacacacacacacacacacacgcacacacacatatatatatacatacataagcatataaatatatatatatatatatatacatataaatatatatatatatatatatatatatatatatatatatatatatatatatatatatatatatatatatatatatatataatagagagagagaaagagagagagagagagagagagagagagagagattcactattATCTGCAACTTTTTCTTTAGTATTCTTATTCTGTCTTAATATTACCAACTACCATACTTAACATTATTTAAcctttattgttttactttccatccatttctttaaATTTGGCAAGAGACCTTCAAAGCTTCAAGCGTTGGTAAAACTCATGTTATGGATTTGGAAATTTAGGATATCATGTATGCACCTGTTTCTAGTTTTGAAAGGAAGCTTCCTTCGTTGCTCTCATGATCAGAAAATTAgacaacagtattcttttcaataaAGTAGAAAATACACCACAGCATAACCATTTACGTAACGGAGCAAGCTGAAAATGAGATAAATGACGGAAGAATGACCAGGTACACTGATAATAATGATACTCACTgctaacaacaataataatggtaataataataatgttgttatgTGTCTCATGTTACTTCCTCATACAAATCTCACTAGTCAAATCGAAAGTTCCCAAGACTGCGTAAAAGCAAGGCAGTCTTAATATGGTTTCCTATAAACAAGCTAGCTGATGTTTCCTTAACTTTTTCCATTCTCTTACCTGCGGCCAGTGCAAGCATAGGTCCCACAAAAGACTTGAAGCCAAGGGGAGTGACCTTTTGGGAACTGAAGTCTGCTGAAGGCGGTTTGAGGCAGTGCGAAGTATTAACCACCCCTTGGTTTAACCACTGCTCGATGATCCCAGactctttcattttcagaatcCTGGAAAGATGCATTTTTCGAAGGGTGGAGGAATTCCCTTTTTATTAATtaggaaatatgtgaaaattgGGTAACCCATGAATGGCTTAGTATTGATTTTCAAAGAAGAACCTTTTCCAACGTCAGCTGGtaacttatatttcattttctttgcaaggtctttaatataaaaaaaggactGTTTTAATTACTGTACTCTGTACAATATTCACATCTGTCAATTATAAATCATTAGAATGAATCACACCACACCATATAAAAGACTGTGTATTTACCAGTAATCGCTTTGCTCTCTATACTTAGACGAAGCTCTGAAGGCCACGGCTAGATTGAAAGTGTTGATTACTTCTTTAGATCTGTACAGGTGACACGCCCCGGTTGTGCTAGAATTGTTAGATAAATGGAAtgaacttaatataaaaaaagattacaaaagaaagatgGGAAGAAATATTTACTGGCATTTAATTTTTCAGACCAGTGATCGTTATCGAATTCTATTAGACCATTTAAGTGTAAAATACAATCAAgtctttttttaatcatattttacaGGAACCTGAATTTACGTCTAGattgatatacagtaaataccCCAGAAATTCTTTTGAAGCTTTGGCTACTGAAATATCCTGCCGTATAAAACGGACtgcaaataattcattttgcCGTCTTTCAGCCCGGAGCCAGGCCCCTATACAAGCACGGTGGACCTTGTATACAAGTGTgtagaatgaaggtaccttagtGAGGTTTCggaacggtacgtaacgtccccaAGGTCGGGACTTACCGATTTGACCTTCTCTTGCATTACCGTCAGCTTTGACAATGTGGATACATTAGTGAGCAAGATTTTTCCACTAAAACTATATGAAAGATACTAGCAAAAGGGTACCTTAATTTTCgtgaattttctgttaaaatatccATAAAACGCTATTAATGAATCATCATATTGAATTATTCATATGCAAGGCAAAAAGACAATTTCCTAAATATGAAATTCTCTATCTGTAACCTTTCTAACTTTGTTAAGTTAGGGGATAGAATCGTAATATCTGTCTCGCTAAGATTGCTCTGAGTGCGCccacactacagcaaaacatgtcatcaacacacgTCTGTAACTTATCGCCCACGCATCTTAAACAGGATTAATACAAGTCAACGATTGCTGGTAGTCCTAACAAGTGCTACATACGGTTAACCAGCATTTACGATCGTTTACTTGCTTTCAACCTGTTCGTATTATGGATGCGATAAGTTACCCACATCTGTGTATGACTTGTTTTTACTGAATTGTGGATGTACCCGATTACTGACTCCAACACGACAGAAGTTACAAACCAGACCACCTCTAATCCTGGAGTGGTGTAGCTAAGACGGAAACTGTCGGACTAAATTGGGGCGTTTCGGATACTCGCAGGACCCACCTGAAGTCCCAAGACATGGCGTTCTTCATAGAGGTGTGGTCACAAATGACAGCAAATTCTCCTGCCGAGATCGGTTCCCTGGCTGCCCAGCAGTCTGGGACGTTGCCTGTGTGGCCGTCGAAGATGAGCTTCCGAACTCCTCCCGGTGCCTCCTTGTTggatattttttcatagaaaatgaaTATTGAGTGATAAAGTTAACACACTAATCTTTACTGCGTAAACTCATCACCTGTAAGAACTGATGTTGGAAAAAGGGGAAAGATgggaaaaataacattcaaataaAACTTGGTTTCTTCCCctctcagcttctctctctctctctttctctcattctcactctctcttcccaGTCCCTATGTTGCGACCTGCAACAGTCGACTGACCTCCAGGCACATTCTGAGGAGCCTTACGAACATAGCTCACTTTCAGTCTTCTAGTCTGAAAATGATTGTTATGCGAATCATGTCCAGTCTAAATACTgttcttttgtaattatttactacCAGTCTTATTATTTAGGCAGATCTTATCATATTTCCACGCAATGTTTTTAATAACGAtttatttagtttctctttgGGTGTCTATCACCGCTAATGTTGTTATTACCTCTATCATTAAGTTATAATAACCTTTACCGGCTCCTCATGAGTGTTCTAATTTATAATAACGTTAGCTAACCCATCGCCAACAATTTGTGTAttacaggattattattattattattattattattattattattattattattattattattattattattattagcagagtTGGAGAGCTGCCGTTCACCATTTCCTTCTGTCTAATTGCTATTATATACCTGCATATCAATTTAAGTATAGCCTTCAGCCGAAAAATGTTTGAGTGTAAATGGTCAATCTTTCCctctatatattaaattttcatgctGTCTGTGGAATTAAATATATCAGTATTATCAGTCCTCTTTCTCGTAGTCAACAGAGTCCAGAAAAaaacagtttacacacacacgcatatatatatatatatatatatatatatatatatatatatatatatatatatatatatatatatgaccttcaCAATAAGTAATGTGTAACtggattccctctctctctctctctctctctctctctctctctctctctctctctctctctctctctctatctctctctctctctctctctctctctctatatatatatatatatatatatatatatatatatatatatatatatatatatatatataagtcacacATAATattgacacacatacacaaacacatatatatatatatatatatatatatatatatatatatatatatatatatatatatatatatatatatatatatatatgtctgtacagtatatgtatgtgcatgtatgtatgccaTATTTCATCGCAATGAAATAACAGGAGAGCACCGCCAAATTCACCGTTCATATCGACAGAGGTCGAGCAACAAATCCTACCACGAAAAATGACCCGTTAACTGACCTTGAAATACTGGAGTAAGAATGACCCTGATTCAAGGCGCCACGGAATTTCATTCTGGGTCACGAGGTCCTGCATCGAGTTTATGGGAATGTCGACCTTCGGCACCGTCAGCTTAGCGGTCAAGATGCTGCTGTAAGACGACATAAACACAAGAGATGCCAAGAGCCAAGTGGCCACGACCACTCTGCTGCCATCCGTCTTTGGTAAACGGTGGGTGCCTAGAGATAGTTTAGGGTAAAGAGCTGAgcctcattaataataataataataattactattgtgCTCTTGAAAGTAAGGTACTGAAGCTGAATGTGTTGAGCATACacacgctcatacacacacacacacacacacacacataatatatatgtatgtgaatatacatacaaatatacatgtatactatatatactgtatataatgtatgtatgtatgtatgtgtatatatatatatatatatatatatatatgtatacatatacacatatatatatatatatataatatatatatattgtgtgtatgtgtatatatgtttcaaaAAGCTCTCCATGCTGTAGATCTCCTCAAAAAACAACTAAACATCATGCCACTGCTTAAATTCAATTATTGCCTCAACCCCCTCCTGTCTTCGAATGTCGTGTAGATCTTATTCATGCAAAGGAGTGGTCAATAACCTACATAGGATGCACTAGGAGGTTGCTGAGGGTTCGCATAGACTCACCTAGAAGACTTAATTACATAAATGGTAGTAGGTTTTCCAACAGTGAACATTCTAATAGAAGAAATCacatcaaaatatgtaaaacctaTTCAGAATGACTGTAAAGACTTCACGAATGCTGCAAGAATAAACAATGAAATCGACTTGAATATAATCATAATCTCTAAACGCAAAAGACAATCCCAGCTATAAATGCCCATTTACTATCTACACAACTGTTTGTCGCCCCACTCGCCATTTACAGACTTGTCAATGTTTTCTTCCAAGCGGTACCTTTCAGTCTACTTACTTCCACTGTGCGGGTGGGTTCTTGTGTGTTCAACAGTTCcattttattaatcatattctttttatcattctctgtgtGTTTTAGTGTTGTAAAACGGTATAACATATGATGTAAGATTTTGGTTATATGAGGTGagattatgtttgtgtgtaaagttgttccatatattcttttttattattcactttgtgtttcaatattttcattgttatatatatatatatatatatatatatatatatatatatatatatatatatatatatatatatgatgagataGTGTTTTACCTTCAATTGTTTCTgacttgaaaatgcgacttggaaacGTGTGAAACGTAAGCACATCATCTTCTGTATGAATAAGAACCCCGTTCCTTCGTttatcctttgtacatatatatatatatatatatatgtatgtatatatatatatatatatatatatatatatatgtatatatatacacacctacatatatacatatatgtataatatatatatatatatacatatacataatatttgttTGAAAGTAAAACTCCACTGTGCGCCACTTcgaaaaaacatgcaaaaagatGCTGACGTTATGTGCTGCTAACGTTAAAGTGAGTTAATGAAAAGCGGTAAAGCGTAACAAAACATCAGTTGAAAAGCATACATTCTTGGGTGAGGGCTTTCACGACCCACAGAGCTGAGGTTGCCACAGGATTCTTGTGCTCACGATGAAAGATTCTTCCCTCACCCCACATGACGACGGCAAAGGTAGCAAAAACGGCCGCCAGACTTGCGATGATTAGAATCCAGACCTACCAACGAGCGAGGTACAGTTGTATCTTACAAGGTTTTAGTAGAAAAACACATTATGTAATAACGTCAGGCAATGAATTAGTAAGATTGACAAAGGAAAgtgttaaatttttataatttctatcaAGTCATCGTTGAACCCATTTGACTCTTATGCAACGcacagatatgtatacatatatatatatatatatatatatatatatatatatatatatatatatatatatatatatatatatatatatatatatatatatatatatatatatatatatatatatatatataatgtatgtatgtatacatatcacatacatacacataagtacatatatggatttatttttatgtaatcaaTGTAATCTTATCTAATTCATTTTGATGTAATCTAACTTAATGAAGTTAAGGTCCgataaaaacttaaaactaaGTTGTGGCAACAGTTTGTAGAGCTGACAGTGTCAGCGCAAAATGTTTATTtgtgatgtacacacacacacatatatatataaagtgtatatatactgtatatttgtatatataatatatatatatatatatatatatatatatatatatatatatatattatttatatatatatatatatatatatgtgtgtgtgcgcgtgtgtgtgtacatgtgtgcggCGTGTAGGATAATCATCTTTCTGAGCTAATGAGTCAGAACTCGAATAAACATACGCAAATAACAGCATTCATACGCATGGAAATAAGCATATACGTCACCTGTTTCTACCAATAAGAAGTTAAGGGCTTTCATGTATTAGTTACTTCAAAGTCTTTTCATCAAGTTGTGGGCTGATATTTGCTGATGTCTTACACCATACATGGTAGTATATAAAACCTCTCTATAGTAATGCCCCAGTTTCTGTCGGCTTGAAgacttgttttgttatttatgcatttattgccCAATGTatcaacatatttatattattgttattattcatatggtCCATTACCTAACTTTTATAAACTGTCTGAACACAATCCACTTCTAGAACTTtattaaaaatgtgaattttttgtCCTTAAAGCtcgacaaaggagagagagagagagagagagagagagagaggagatcgtATAGCAGCGATtattaaacgaaaataaagaTTCTAGCAGAGCTGGTAAGCTGGATTTATGCGAGGACGGAGAATTCATTTTAACTGAAAGATTCTTACATGCACCAGtgaaatgtaatttcattattagCTTGTATCCAGTTATTTGTGGAAGatgttgtttgagagagagagagagagagagagagagagagagagagattaagctttAGACGTGAGTGTTCATTgttccgtcaaaaaaaaaaaaaaacaattttatattggTATAGTAATCActgatattttagtaaaataatgcTGAATTAGAAGATATTAAAGGaattcattatttactttatgtgaaatttgttaaaaataatgatcGTTTCAACGAGTTGAAATCTCATTTATGCTACTTTGCCAGCTGGCCAAATAATTGAGTACCTTGCCCACCAGGAGGTGGCTTAAGCTGCTTTGTACAGGAGTGGTTTTGGTTACTTGAACCTTAAATGAATTCACATTTATAAAGGCTACAACAACAGGAACGATATTCTTTTGGCAGATTACTTAATGATTCTTATTACAAAGCTAAATCATATCTGTTCTTCAGAAAAGGAATATGGAATTAATTAAATTGCGTTATTTTTCCAAGGGCAGCGTTTGAATAGCACCGTGGAACGGTTATGCAAGATATATGAGTGATCCCTATATTTACCCGTTTTTTTCGGTGccgtagaattttatttgatttatagaaAACGAGCTCTTTAGTTTATTTATGATAAACTCTTCCATTTTGTCTCAATTCTATTCCGCGGATTATATTTCAACAGCCATTACAATTTTGTTTCAAGAAGGAACGGATACTAGAATTAAATAGATAGCACAATGAATCTAGAATAATTTACGATATGAGTAACATGGGGATCGCTCAGCGACGCTGTATAACAACTACATAAAAGAGTGTGCGATGCATAATTATATGGAAgtagaaaaacacacacaaggtAGCTACGGTATGTCTCGGACAGGTAGTAAACTGTGGTTGGCCTCAACCTGAAGGCCTTGAGAATTACAGAGAACCGAGACACTAACACCTAGAGCAAACTCTTTTAGGAGAAAaggcgtgtttatatatatatatatatatatatatatatatatatatatatatatacagtatatatatagatagatagatatatagatagatagatagatagatagatagataaagaagtAGATAGCTCGGTAGTTTAAATACACATAGTCATATAAAAAAGCTAAATATGTTtagtatatgaaaatacatttccaaACTATACATTTTCATGTCTTCGTAAGCTTTTCAGCCTTCCTGCACCTTACCGTCAGATCGAAAGGTTTGAGGAAACCCGTGACGTCACTCTGCAACGTCGGCCTCACTATCATGATGCCTGTGGATTCCGTCTTGACTGAGACAGAGAAATCGCAGACAGTGGCTCTGGAAGCTGATACTCCAAAGGGCCCGAGAGCAAATTCAGCCTCCTACGAcattgtgaagaagaagaagaaaagcaaattCAGCCTCCTAAGAcattgtgaagaagaagaagaagaagaagaagaagaagaataaaaaaaaaaaataagaagagagcaAAGAAGAAAGCCAGTAAGTTATTCCATTTAAAGGTAGAGAATGCTTTATACACAATAAGTAATAAGAGAAAATCTATTCAAAGGAGACGAATATTTCTCGCACCCAACAACAGTAAGGGGGAAAAAGACAACTTAGAAAGTATTTTAGCTGCCTCAATTGAAACATGATGACTTTATGTCAGAGATTAACATATTTTGGACgtttcagtataaagagaaatttattgacgtgaagcaaaatttaaaaccACAAGACACGAGTTAAACAAAAGGTTTTAAGTTACTGATTTTTCATACTGTCAGATGATTTTCAAGAGGtacaagaataaaatgaatgattgaaCAATAAACTTTTTCGTCAAGAAATTCCCACCTCCCTCTGCAACATGCCTAGCATACCCGTCCAACTTCCGTTCGATAAGAGCATCCCCCAAACATGATCTGCTGGCTGAGACAAAACATAACTGGAAAAGAACGAAAAAggaagtttttaattaaaataggaaatgttgctacacacacacacacacacacacacacacacacacacacacacacatatatatatatatatatatatatatatatatatatatatatatatataaagagagagagagagagagaatgttatgacCCCAGTGGATAAGGATTACCTCGCTGAAGCCCTTCCGTTTTTATGGTATGTATTTTTGAACAATGAACACTCACGTCTagggttttatttttccagtctctctctctctctctctctctctctctctctctctctctttccatcctaAATGCGGCTCTCAACAGCCGACTAACAGCTGTGGTACGTGATTCACTGCCTAGGTCAACATAGGTGTACCAGATTTTAAGGATTGTGCCTATTCGTCCCTCC comes from the Macrobrachium rosenbergii isolate ZJJX-2024 chromosome 3, ASM4041242v1, whole genome shotgun sequence genome and includes:
- the LOC136851677 gene encoding probable glutamate receptor, which codes for MNSPEAATTVTNSSKDFIKIAVEEWGTWVRLHRDDNEKLYITGPMRNFLDILSDKLNFDYVLSQPADHVWGMLLSNGSWTGMLGMLQREEAEFALGPFGVSASRATVCDFSVSVKTESTGIMIVRPTLQSDVTGFLKPFDLTVWILIIASLAAVFATFAVVMWGEGRIFHREHKNPVATSALWVVKALTQECTHRLPKTDGSRVVVATWLLASLVFMSSYSSILTAKLTVPKVDIPINSMQDLVTQNEIPWRLESGSFLLQYFKEAPGGVRKLIFDGHTGNVPDCWAAREPISAGEFAVICDHTSMKNAMSWDFSTTGACHLYRSKEVINTFNLAVAFRASSKYREQSDYWILKMKESGIIEQWLNQGVVNTSHCLKPPSADFSSQKVTPLGFKSFVGPMLALAAVGSLDQDSPA